One segment of Streptomyces sp. DT2A-34 DNA contains the following:
- a CDS encoding helix-turn-helix transcriptional regulator: MPRPAPLSLVSDLGAVIRGRRQAKRMHQAELGRLVGYSTSWVCRVEANRLQPSWPALVKLADALGLQAADLTPQPHPCEAGKTTIVSGNEASQDQEDAVRRRTLLAGATAVGAALTGLPAASAASGRPLDGLEDLLVYGPPSPTRRVTADVVRGTVAASRTEFLACQYTRLATALPKRLALAQALGGDVGATALAQLWSLATRLCIKAGDDRLTAVTADRAVAAATAVDAPLIQAEARRMVASAYRRHGLHAKSAVIAVRAADALPSAHDPATLSARGNLYATAAYAAAKAGDRDSALALITEARGHATEVGALATPAAAPGTVFGPPQVALHEVSVHYLLGDAGKAIGIARSISPLGLPKERLVRVRWETARAYAEWNRWSQCLSELEAIERIAPQEVRRPAVRTLTRTMLSTPAPTHGIKAFAHRINAT, from the coding sequence ATGCCCCGTCCAGCACCCCTGAGCCTCGTGTCCGACCTCGGTGCGGTCATTCGCGGCCGCCGGCAGGCCAAGCGGATGCACCAGGCTGAACTGGGCCGTCTTGTCGGCTACTCGACGTCGTGGGTGTGCCGGGTCGAGGCGAACCGGCTGCAGCCCAGTTGGCCGGCGCTGGTCAAGCTCGCGGACGCCCTCGGCCTGCAGGCCGCCGATCTCACCCCGCAGCCTCACCCATGCGAGGCGGGCAAGACCACTATCGTGTCCGGCAACGAGGCGTCACAGGACCAGGAGGACGCAGTGCGACGTCGGACTCTTCTCGCAGGAGCCACGGCCGTGGGCGCCGCCCTGACCGGTCTTCCCGCCGCCTCCGCCGCCAGTGGCCGCCCTCTGGACGGGCTTGAGGACCTCCTGGTGTATGGGCCGCCCTCCCCCACCCGCCGCGTCACCGCCGACGTAGTGCGCGGCACGGTCGCGGCCTCCCGCACTGAGTTCCTCGCCTGCCAGTACACCCGGCTCGCCACCGCGTTGCCGAAACGCCTCGCGCTCGCCCAGGCCCTCGGAGGCGACGTGGGGGCGACCGCGCTCGCGCAGCTGTGGAGCCTCGCCACCCGGTTGTGTATCAAGGCCGGCGACGACCGGCTCACCGCCGTCACCGCCGACCGGGCCGTCGCCGCGGCCACCGCCGTGGACGCGCCCCTCATCCAGGCCGAGGCGCGCCGCATGGTCGCCAGCGCGTACCGGCGCCACGGCCTGCACGCCAAGTCCGCCGTGATCGCGGTACGCGCCGCCGACGCACTGCCGTCCGCACACGATCCCGCCACGCTGTCGGCACGCGGCAACCTGTACGCGACCGCCGCCTACGCCGCCGCCAAGGCCGGCGACCGCGACAGCGCCCTCGCACTCATCACCGAGGCCCGCGGCCACGCCACGGAAGTCGGCGCGCTGGCCACACCCGCCGCCGCCCCCGGCACGGTGTTCGGCCCACCGCAGGTCGCCCTGCACGAGGTCTCGGTCCACTACCTGCTCGGGGATGCAGGCAAAGCCATCGGGATCGCCCGCAGCATCTCCCCCCTCGGCCTGCCCAAAGAGCGGCTGGTCAGGGTCCGCTGGGAGACCGCGCGCGCCTACGCCGAGTGGAACCGCTGGAGCCAGTGCCTGTCCGAACTCGAAGCCATCGAGCGAATCGCACCGCAGGAAGTCCGCCGCCCCGCCGTGCGCACCCTCACCCGCACCATGCTCTCCACCCCCGCCCCCACTCACGGCATCAAAGCCTTCGCCCACCGCATCAACGCCACCTGA
- a CDS encoding helix-turn-helix transcriptional regulator, which yields MCRPEKPITTSNTALRELQEWLRDQRARTGQGYRALSVRAGCHATTLQRAASSETVPKLPTVLNYARACDASPDEARRLWKRARHEETRLARGGRSLPAPRPELIRDFADLGAALVDLYEKAGSPALRTMEQRAGGFGSLPSSTARRIRTKQAMPHGLSQFQAYLRACEVPEADWPDWENAWTRAWRHEKHDDFAALGSSTADVDILEAMALTPKDILATARVDKRLRERFQKEYRVVADADGEILIVRAGSGRRMPVQVVKRREVPGRLRPPQMGRVLGKYSEPSEQQLSFAIPYSELEREPAPGALF from the coding sequence GTGTGCCGTCCCGAGAAGCCGATCACCACCAGCAACACCGCGCTGCGCGAGCTGCAGGAGTGGCTGCGCGACCAGCGGGCCCGCACCGGACAGGGCTACCGCGCCCTGTCGGTGCGGGCCGGCTGCCACGCAACGACGCTGCAGCGGGCTGCCTCCAGCGAGACCGTGCCCAAATTGCCGACGGTGCTCAACTACGCCCGGGCGTGCGACGCCTCGCCCGACGAAGCGCGGCGACTGTGGAAGCGGGCCCGCCATGAGGAGACCCGCCTGGCGCGCGGCGGCCGCAGCCTGCCCGCCCCGCGTCCAGAGCTCATCCGCGACTTCGCCGACCTGGGTGCCGCCCTGGTCGACCTGTACGAGAAGGCAGGCTCCCCGGCGCTGCGCACCATGGAACAGCGGGCGGGCGGATTCGGCTCCCTACCGAGCAGCACTGCGCGCCGCATCAGGACCAAGCAGGCGATGCCGCACGGCCTGTCGCAGTTCCAGGCGTACTTGAGGGCCTGCGAGGTGCCGGAGGCGGACTGGCCTGACTGGGAGAACGCCTGGACGCGTGCATGGCGCCACGAGAAGCACGACGACTTCGCTGCGCTGGGCAGCTCCACAGCGGACGTGGACATCCTCGAGGCGATGGCGCTGACGCCGAAGGACATCCTCGCGACGGCGCGCGTGGACAAGCGGCTACGCGAGCGTTTCCAGAAGGAGTACCGCGTCGTCGCCGACGCCGATGGGGAGATCCTCATCGTCCGCGCCGGCTCGGGCCGCCGGATGCCCGTCCAGGTGGTGAAGCGCCGCGAGGTGCCGGGGCGCCTACGGCCGCCTCAGATGGGACGGGTTCTCGGCAAGTACTCCGAACCGTCCGAGCAGCAGCTGTCCTTCGCCATCCCGTACTCGGAGCTGGAGCGGGAGCCAGCACCCGGCGCCCTCTTCTGA